A region of Arabidopsis thaliana chromosome 5, partial sequence DNA encodes the following proteins:
- a CDS encoding binding protein, which translates to MKDIFQLIVSAFAGLNDVSGPSFGRRVLILETVAKYRSCVVMLDLECDDLVKEVFTTFLDVARDDHPEIVFSSMQNIMIVLLEESEDVQEHLLLILLSKLGRNRSDVRDAARRLAMKVIEHCAPKVESDIKQFLISSMSGDSRFSSSQIDYHEVIYDLYRCAPQALSGVAPYLTGELLADKLETRLKVVGLVGELFSLPGRVISEEFDSIFLEFLKRLTDRVVEVRMAILDHIKDCLLSDPLRAEASQIISALCDRLLDYDENIRKQVVAVICDVSVSALTSIPVDTMKLVAERLRDKAILVKTYTMERLTELFRVYCLRCADGKVDTGDFNWIPGKILRCLYDKDFRSDTIEYILCSSLFPSDFSVRDKVKHWIQIFSGFDKVETKAFEKILEQRQRIQQEMQRYLSIKQTQQTADAPEIQKKILFGFRVMSRAFSDPPKTEQNFLILDQLKDANIWKILTNLLDPNTSITQASRIRDDMLKILSEKHSLYDFLSTLSIKCSYLLFSKEYVKEILAEVSVRKSSKNTLGIQPCMDFLGLLACFCPSLFDGAEEELISFLKDDDEMMKEGTLKILAKAGGTIRENLIVLASSVDLLLERICVEGNRKQAKYAVHALASITKDDGLKSLSVLYKRLVDMLEDKRYQPAVLQCLGCIAQIAMPVYETRESEVVEFIRSKILKLKSETVDDKKLSWDDKSEICQLKIYGIKTLVKSYLPFKDAQLRAGVDDLLGILKNILSFGEVSEDLESSSVDKAHLRLAAAKAVLRLSRHWDDKIPIEIFHLTLKTPEIPFPTAKKIFLGKVHQYVKDRVLEMKYACSFLFDITGSNVLESEEDKHNLADIIQHSYQTKVRKISAQTDANSVTLYPHHILPYLVHALAHHSCPDVEKCKDVKEYEMIYRQLYLIISMLLHKEEDGKTEDIDKEREYVPTIILIFHSIKQSEDVTDATKSKNSHAICELGLSIINHLTQKEPDLQGEITPVSLPPTLYKPSEKVEGDKSQVGEEKLWLADETVLLHFRALKLESHADASVIPQTSENEVMIDGESDGNEIPLGKIVERLRAQGTKTRKGKKNKSVPAEDENGKNDVDVLKMVREINLDHLQMLDKFESSNGHKHSPSERAEICQRDQKGNKRNVGDATSVVSVPKRRRSSSGHSPYKFSNSGPKVQLKASEDELHLESDMDKNVSLDSHDENSDQEKMLESISPRKRKKSLSSKLKITESDWALTDVERQSRSAGGGDSKLKSASGSMKKRKNVSGLAKCSTKENKLVNDELIGCRIEVWWPMDKRFYEGTVKSYDSTKQRHVILYEDGDVEVLNLKKEQWELIDTGGKTAKKSRTSKGNSKKKRSSGSKPKNPDGVQRDEDPVTTTPKGKRTPKKNLKQLHPKDTPKSLSLEHEKVESRNKKRRSSALPIETEYSGEAGEEKSESEGKSLKEGEDDEEVVNKEEDLQEAKTESSGDAEGKEAEHDDSDTEGKQENNEMEREAEENAETSDNETLGAWKSKVGKSISRTAI; encoded by the exons ATGAAG GATATTTTTCAACTAATTGTGAGCGCTTTTGCTGGGTTGAATGATGTCAGTGGTCCATCATTTGGAAGGAGGGTTCTCATTTTAGAAACGGTTGCAAAGTACAGGTCATGTGTAGTGATGTTGGATCTTGAATGTGATGATCTGGTGAAAGAAGTGTTTACTACATTTCTTGATGTTGCTAG AGATGACCATCCGGAGATTGTTTTCTCATCAATGCAAAATATAATGATTGTTCTTTTAGAAGAAAGCGAAGATGTGCAAGAGCACCTTTTACTAATTTTACTCTCTAAATTGGGCCGCAATAGAAGT GACGTTAGAGATGCTGCAAGAAGACTTGCTATGAAAGTCATAGAGCATTGTGCGCCCAAAGTTGAATCTGACATAAAGCAGTTCCTTATCTCTTCAATGTCTGGAGATAGCCGATTTTCCAGCAGTCAAATTGACTACCATGAGGTTATCTATGATTTGTACCGCTGTGCTCCTCAGGCCCTATCTGGAGTTGCACCATATCTCACTGGAGAGCTTTTg GCGGATAAACTGGAAACTCGTTTGAAAGTGGTTGGATTGGTTGGAGAGTTGTTTTCCTTGCCTGGACGTGTCATCTCTGAAGAGTtcgattcaatttttttggagtttctGAAAAGGCTGACCGATAGGGTAGTTGAAGTTAGGATGGCCATCCTTGACCATATTAAGGACTGTTTGCTCTCAGATCCTTTGAGAGCTGAGGCTTCTCAAATTATAT CTGCTCTCTGTGACCGGCTCTTGGATTATGATGAGAATATCCGCAAACAAGTTGTTGCTGTTATTTGTGATGTGTCTGTGAGTGCATTGACGTCGATTCCAGTTGACACTATGAAGTTAGTTGCTGAACGGCTTCGTGACAAAGCT ATACTCGTAAAAACATACACAATGGAAAGGTTGACTGAGTTGTTCCGGGTATATTGCTTACGGTGTGCTGATGGGAAGGTAGACACTGGCGATTTTAATTGGATTCCTGGAAAAATCTTGAGATGTCTTTATGACAAAGATTTCAG GTCAGATACAATTGAGTATATTCTATGCAGTTCACTGTTTCCTAGTGATTTCTCAGTAAGAGATAAAGTTAAGCATTGGATACAAATCTTTTCCGGGTTTGACAAAGTGGAGACCAAAGCTTTTGAGAAGATACTGGAGCAAAGACAAAG GATACAACAAGAAATGCAAAGATATTTGTCAATCAAGCAGACACAACAG ACTGCTGATGCTCCTGAGATTCAGAAAAAGATCCTATTTGGATTCAGAGTTATGTCACGTGCATTTTCTGACCCCCCAAAGACTGagcaaaactttttaattcttGATCAACTGAAAGATGCTAATATCTGGAAGATTTTGACTAATCTGCTTGATCCCAACACTAGCATAACGCAAGCATCCAGGATTCGG GATGATATGCTTAAAATACTCTCTGAGAAGCATTCTCTCTATGATTTTCTCAGCACTCTCTCCATAAAGTGTTCTTATCTGCTATTCAGTAAGGAGTATGTGAAAGAGATATTAGCGGAAGTATCTGTTAGAAAGTCTTCTAAAAATACATTGGGGATCCAACCTTGCATGGACTTCTTAGGG ctCCTGGCATGTTTCTGTCCATCATTGTTTGATGGCGCTGAAGAAGAACTGATAAGTTTCCTTAAAGATGACGATGAAATGATGAAGGAGGGTACTCTAAAAATTCTGGCAAAAGCAGGTGGAACTATTCGGGAGAATCTCATTGTTTTAGCAAG TTCTGTGGACCTTTTACTGGAGAGGATTTGTGTAGAAGGAAACCGCAAGCAGGCTAAGTATGCTGTGCATGCGCTAGCATCAATAACAAAGGATGATGGCCTGAAGTCGCTCTCTGTTCTATACAAG AGACTTGTGGACATGCTGGAGGACAAGAGATATCAGCCGGCTGTTCTTCAGTGTCTTGGATGCATAGCACAGATTGCGATGCCAGTCTATGAGACTAGAGAAAGCGAAGTAGTTGAGTTTATTAGAAGCAAAATCCTAAAGCTCAAAAGT GAAACTGTGGATGACAAAAAATTGTCATGGGATGACAAAAGTGAAATTTGTCAACTGAAG ATATATGGGATCAAGACGTTGGTTAAGAGCTATTTACCTTTTAAGGATGCTCAACTTCGTGCGGGTGTTGATGATCTTCTTGGAATACTAAAAAACATTCTTTCCTTTGGCGAAGTATCCGAAGATCTAGAATCAAG TTCTGTTGACAAGGCCCATTTGAGACTTGCTGCTGCAAAGGCTGTCCTCCGCCTTTCTAGACATTGGGATGATAAGATACCTATTGAGATCTTCCatttaactttaaaaacccCTGAG ATACCATTTCCTACAGCTAAGAAAATATTCCTTGGGAAAGTTCACCAGTATGTAAAGGATCGGGTTTTGGAGATGAAGTATGCCTGTTCATTCCTATTTGATATCACTGGATCAAATGTTCTCGAATCAGAGGAG GATAAACACAACCTAGCTGATATCATACAGCATTCTTATCAAACAAAAGTGCGGAAAATTTCGGCTCAGACTGATGCAAATTCAGTTACTCTCTACCCTCATCATATCCTCCCTTATCTGGTTCATGCACTTGCGCATCATTCTTGTCCTGATGTCGAGAAATGCAAAGACGTGAAGGAATATGAAATGATATATCG CCAATTATACTTGATCATTTCTATGTTGCTCCATAAAGAGGAAGACGGGAAGACTGAAGATATTGATAAGGAACGTGAGTACGTTCCCACCATTATTCTTATCTTCCATAGTATAAAACAGTCAGAAGATGTCACTGATGCAACAAAGTCAAAG AACTCACATGCGATCTGTGAGCTTGGGCTGTCAATAATCAATCACTTAACTCAGAAAGAGCCTGATCTACAAGGGGAAATCACACCTGTATCGCTGCCTCCGACGCTGTACAAACCTTCTGAAAAAGTTGAAGGAGACAAGTCTCAG GTAGGTGAAGAAAAATTGTGGCTAGCTGATGAGACTGTCCTGTTACACTTCAGGGCTCTCAAGTTGGAGAGTCATGCTGATGCATCT GTGATCCCCCAAACTTCAGAAAATGAGGTTATGATTGATGGGGAAAGTGATGGAAATGAAATTCCTCTGGGTAAAATAGTAGAGCGTTTGAGAGCTCAGGGAACCAAGACTAGAAAGGGCAAAAAGAATAAATCTGTACCAGCTGAAGATGAGAATGGTAAAAATGATGTCGATGTTTTGAAGATGGTGAGGGAGATAAATCTAGATCACTTACAAATGCTGGATAAATTCGAATCCAGTAATGGACACAAACATTCCCCTAGTGAGAGAGCAGAGATATGTCAAAGAGATCAGAAGGGTAACAAAAGGAATGTTGGTGATGCAACATCAGTAGTTTCAGTCCCTAAGCGCCGGAGATCATCTTCTGGCCATAGTCCTTACAAGTTCTCAAACAGTGGTCCTAAAGTTCAACTGAAAGCTTCTGAAGATGAGTTGCATCTAGAGAGTGACATGGACAAAAATGTCTCTTTGGACTCGCACGATGAAAATTCTGACCAAGAGAAAATGTTAGAAAGCATCTCTCCCcggaagagaaagaaaagcttatcatcaaaattaaagattaCAGAATCTGATTGGGCTCTCACCGATGTGGAGAGG CAGAGTAGGTCAGCAGGAGGTGGTGATAGCAAATTAAAGTCTGCCTCTGGATCAATGAAAAAGCGAAAAAACGTGTCAGGACTGGCGAAG TGCTCtacaaaggaaaataaattgGTAAATGATGAACTGATCGGTTGCCGAATAGAAGTTTGGTGGCCTATGGATAAACG GTTTTATGAAGGGACAGTGAAATCTTATGATTCCACAAAACAGAGACATGTG ATACTTTATGAGGATGGAGATGTTGAAGTACTTAACCTAAAGAAAGAACAGTGGGAGCTCATAGACACTGGTGGAAAGACCGCAAAG AAGTCCAGAACATCAAAGGGAaattcgaagaagaaaag atcTTCTGGAAGTAAGCCTAAGAATCCGGATGGCGTACAGAGGGATGAAGACCCAGTTACTACTAC gccaaaaggaaaaagaactccaaagaaaaacttaaaacagTTACACCCAAAAGATACACCAAAAAGTCTTTCTTTAGAACATGAGAAAGTAGAGagcagaaacaagaaaagacgATCTTCTGCTTTGCCAA TAGAGACAGAATATAGTGGGGAGGCTGGCGAAGAAAAATCAGAGTCTGAAGGAAAGTCGTTGAAAGAAGGTGAGGATGATGAGGAAGTTgtaaacaaggaagaagatttaCAGGAGGCAAAAACAGAGTCGAGTGGGGACGCTGAGGGGAAAGAAGCTGAACATGACGACTCAGATACTGAagggaaacaagaaaacaatgaaatggAGAGAGAAGCTGAAGAGAATGCTGAGACTTCTGACAATGAGACTCTT GGAGCTTGGAAGAGTAAAGTGGGTAAGTCAATCTCGAGGACAGCAATATAG
- a CDS encoding 60S acidic ribosomal protein family (60S acidic ribosomal protein family; FUNCTIONS IN: structural constituent of ribosome; INVOLVED IN: translational elongation; LOCATED IN: cytosol, cytosolic ribosome, ribosome, nucleus, plasma membrane; EXPRESSED IN: 24 plant structures; EXPRESSED DURING: 13 growth stages; CONTAINS InterPro DOMAIN/s: Ribosomal protein 60S (InterPro:IPR001813); BEST Arabidopsis thaliana protein match is: 60S acidic ribosomal protein family (TAIR:AT4G00810.2); Has 1807 Blast hits to 1807 proteins in 277 species: Archae - 0; Bacteria - 0; Metazoa - 736; Fungi - 347; Plants - 385; Viruses - 0; Other Eukaryotes - 339 (source: NCBI BLink).) encodes MSTVGELACSYAVMILEDEGIAITADKIATLVKAAGVTIESYWPMLFAKMAEKRNVTDLIMNVGAGGGGGAPVAAAAPAAGGGAAAAAPAAEEKKKDEPAEESDGDLGFGLFD; translated from the exons ATGTCGACAGTGGGAGAGCTCGCTTGCAGCTACGCTGTTATGATCCTCGAGGATGAGGGTATTGCTATCACG GCTGACAAAATCGCCACTTTGGTGAAAGCTGCTGGTGTTACCATTGAGTCATACTGGCCAATGCTATTCGCCAAGATGGCTGAGAAACGTAATGTCACTGATCTCATCATGAACGTTGGTgctggtggtggaggtggtgcGCCTGTTGCAGCTGCTGCTCCTGCTGCTGGCGGTGGTGCTGCCGCTGCTGCTCCTGCTGccgaggagaagaagaag GACGAACCAGCAGAAGAGAGTGATGGAGATTTGGGTTTTGGCTTGTTCGATTAA
- a CDS encoding binding protein (binding; FUNCTIONS IN: binding; INVOLVED IN: biological_process unknown; LOCATED IN: mitochondrion, nucleus, chloroplast; EXPRESSED IN: cotyledon, guard cell, cultured cell; CONTAINS InterPro DOMAIN/s: Armadillo-type fold (InterPro:IPR016024); BEST Arabidopsis thaliana protein match is: ARM repeat superfamily protein (TAIR:AT1G77600.2); Has 16808 Blast hits to 11211 proteins in 698 species: Archae - 33; Bacteria - 718; Metazoa - 7012; Fungi - 1729; Plants - 1224; Viruses - 236; Other Eukaryotes - 5856 (source: NCBI BLink).), which translates to MAQKPEEQLKELGSKLDLAPVSKDSLLKLLKEAAVCLSELEQSPPPAVLKSIQPFLDAVIKPEILNHQDKDVKLLVASCVSEITRITAPEAPYSDNIMKDIFQLIVSAFAGLNDVSGPSFGRRVLILETVAKYRSCVVMLDLECDDLVKEVFTTFLDVARDDHPEIVFSSMQNIMIVLLEESEDVQEHLLLILLSKLGRNRSDVRDAARRLAMKVIEHCAPKVESDIKQFLISSMSGDSRFSSSQIDYHEVIYDLYRCAPQALSGVAPYLTGELLADKLETRLKVVGLVGELFSLPGRVISEEFDSIFLEFLKRLTDRVVEVRMAILDHIKDCLLSDPLRAEASQIISALCDRLLDYDENIRKQVVAVICDVSVSALTSIPVDTMKLVAERLRDKAILVKTYTMERLTELFRVYCLRCADGKVDTGDFNWIPGKILRCLYDKDFRSDTIEYILCSSLFPSDFSVRDKVKHWIQIFSGFDKVETKAFEKILEQRQRIQQEMQRYLSIKQTQQTADAPEIQKKILFGFRVMSRAFSDPPKTEQNFLILDQLKDANIWKILTNLLDPNTSITQASRIRDDMLKILSEKHSLYDFLSTLSIKCSYLLFSKEYVKEILAEVSVRKSSKNTLGIQPCMDFLGLLACFCPSLFDGAEEELISFLKDDDEMMKEGTLKILAKAGGTIRENLIVLASSVDLLLERICVEGNRKQAKYAVHALASITKDDGLKSLSVLYKRLVDMLEDKRYQPAVLQCLGCIAQIAMPVYETRESEVVEFIRSKILKLKSETVDDKKLSWDDKSEICQLKIYGIKTLVKSYLPFKDAQLRAGVDDLLGILKNILSFGEVSEDLESSSVDKAHLRLAAAKAVLRLSRHWDDKIPIEIFHLTLKTPEIPFPTAKKIFLGKVHQYVKDRVLEMKYACSFLFDITGSNVLESEEDKHNLADIIQHSYQTKVRKISAQTDANSVTLYPHHILPYLVHALAHHSCPDVEKCKDVKEYEMIYRQLYLIISMLLHKEEDGKTEDIDKEREYVPTIILIFHSIKQSEDVTDATKSKNSHAICELGLSIINHLTQKEPDLQGEITPVSLPPTLYKPSEKVEGDKSQVGEEKLWLADETVLLHFRALKLESHADASVIPQTSENEVMIDGESDGNEIPLGKIVERLRAQGTKTRKGKKNKSVPAEDENGKNDVDVLKMVREINLDHLQMLDKFESSNGHKHSPSERAEICQRDQKGNKRNVGDATSVVSVPKRRRSSSGHSPYKFSNSGPKVQLKASEDELHLESDMDKNVSLDSHDENSDQEKMLESISPRKRKKSLSSKLKITESDWALTDVERSRSAGGGDSKLKSASGSMKKRKNVSGLAKCSTKENKLVNDELIGCRIEVWWPMDKRFYEGTVKSYDSTKQRHVILYEDGDVEVLNLKKEQWELIDTGGKTAKKSRTSKGNSKKKRSSGSKPKNPDGVQRDEDPVTTTPKGKRTPKKNLKQLHPKDTPKSLSLEHEKVESRNKKRRSSALPKTEYSGEAGEEKSESEGKSLKEGEDDEEVVNKEEDLQEAKTESSGDAEGKEAEHDDSDTEGKQENNEMEREAEENAETSDNETLGAWKSKVGKSISRTAI; encoded by the exons ATGGCTCAGAAGCCGGAGGAACAGTTGAAAGAGCTGGGATCGAAGCTTGACCTAGCTCCTGTTTCTAAAGATTCATTGCTCAAACTCTTAAAG GAAGCTGCTGTTTGTCTTTCTGAGTTGGAGCAGTCTCCACCACCTGCAGTGCTCAAGTCCATTCAGCCTTTTCTTGATGCAGTTATTAAACCTGAAATTCTCAACCATCAAGACAAGGATGTCAAGCTTCTTGTTGCAAGCTGCGTTTCTGAGATAACTCGTATTACAGCACCTGAAGCGCCTTACAGTGATAATATTATGAAG GATATTTTTCAACTAATTGTGAGCGCTTTTGCTGGGTTGAATGATGTCAGTGGTCCATCATTTGGAAGGAGGGTTCTCATTTTAGAAACGGTTGCAAAGTACAGGTCATGTGTAGTGATGTTGGATCTTGAATGTGATGATCTGGTGAAAGAAGTGTTTACTACATTTCTTGATGTTGCTAG AGATGACCATCCGGAGATTGTTTTCTCATCAATGCAAAATATAATGATTGTTCTTTTAGAAGAAAGCGAAGATGTGCAAGAGCACCTTTTACTAATTTTACTCTCTAAATTGGGCCGCAATAGAAGT GACGTTAGAGATGCTGCAAGAAGACTTGCTATGAAAGTCATAGAGCATTGTGCGCCCAAAGTTGAATCTGACATAAAGCAGTTCCTTATCTCTTCAATGTCTGGAGATAGCCGATTTTCCAGCAGTCAAATTGACTACCATGAGGTTATCTATGATTTGTACCGCTGTGCTCCTCAGGCCCTATCTGGAGTTGCACCATATCTCACTGGAGAGCTTTTg GCGGATAAACTGGAAACTCGTTTGAAAGTGGTTGGATTGGTTGGAGAGTTGTTTTCCTTGCCTGGACGTGTCATCTCTGAAGAGTtcgattcaatttttttggagtttctGAAAAGGCTGACCGATAGGGTAGTTGAAGTTAGGATGGCCATCCTTGACCATATTAAGGACTGTTTGCTCTCAGATCCTTTGAGAGCTGAGGCTTCTCAAATTATAT CTGCTCTCTGTGACCGGCTCTTGGATTATGATGAGAATATCCGCAAACAAGTTGTTGCTGTTATTTGTGATGTGTCTGTGAGTGCATTGACGTCGATTCCAGTTGACACTATGAAGTTAGTTGCTGAACGGCTTCGTGACAAAGCT ATACTCGTAAAAACATACACAATGGAAAGGTTGACTGAGTTGTTCCGGGTATATTGCTTACGGTGTGCTGATGGGAAGGTAGACACTGGCGATTTTAATTGGATTCCTGGAAAAATCTTGAGATGTCTTTATGACAAAGATTTCAG GTCAGATACAATTGAGTATATTCTATGCAGTTCACTGTTTCCTAGTGATTTCTCAGTAAGAGATAAAGTTAAGCATTGGATACAAATCTTTTCCGGGTTTGACAAAGTGGAGACCAAAGCTTTTGAGAAGATACTGGAGCAAAGACAAAG GATACAACAAGAAATGCAAAGATATTTGTCAATCAAGCAGACACAACAG ACTGCTGATGCTCCTGAGATTCAGAAAAAGATCCTATTTGGATTCAGAGTTATGTCACGTGCATTTTCTGACCCCCCAAAGACTGagcaaaactttttaattcttGATCAACTGAAAGATGCTAATATCTGGAAGATTTTGACTAATCTGCTTGATCCCAACACTAGCATAACGCAAGCATCCAGGATTCGG GATGATATGCTTAAAATACTCTCTGAGAAGCATTCTCTCTATGATTTTCTCAGCACTCTCTCCATAAAGTGTTCTTATCTGCTATTCAGTAAGGAGTATGTGAAAGAGATATTAGCGGAAGTATCTGTTAGAAAGTCTTCTAAAAATACATTGGGGATCCAACCTTGCATGGACTTCTTAGGG ctCCTGGCATGTTTCTGTCCATCATTGTTTGATGGCGCTGAAGAAGAACTGATAAGTTTCCTTAAAGATGACGATGAAATGATGAAGGAGGGTACTCTAAAAATTCTGGCAAAAGCAGGTGGAACTATTCGGGAGAATCTCATTGTTTTAGCAAG TTCTGTGGACCTTTTACTGGAGAGGATTTGTGTAGAAGGAAACCGCAAGCAGGCTAAGTATGCTGTGCATGCGCTAGCATCAATAACAAAGGATGATGGCCTGAAGTCGCTCTCTGTTCTATACAAG AGACTTGTGGACATGCTGGAGGACAAGAGATATCAGCCGGCTGTTCTTCAGTGTCTTGGATGCATAGCACAGATTGCGATGCCAGTCTATGAGACTAGAGAAAGCGAAGTAGTTGAGTTTATTAGAAGCAAAATCCTAAAGCTCAAAAGT GAAACTGTGGATGACAAAAAATTGTCATGGGATGACAAAAGTGAAATTTGTCAACTGAAG ATATATGGGATCAAGACGTTGGTTAAGAGCTATTTACCTTTTAAGGATGCTCAACTTCGTGCGGGTGTTGATGATCTTCTTGGAATACTAAAAAACATTCTTTCCTTTGGCGAAGTATCCGAAGATCTAGAATCAAG TTCTGTTGACAAGGCCCATTTGAGACTTGCTGCTGCAAAGGCTGTCCTCCGCCTTTCTAGACATTGGGATGATAAGATACCTATTGAGATCTTCCatttaactttaaaaacccCTGAG ATACCATTTCCTACAGCTAAGAAAATATTCCTTGGGAAAGTTCACCAGTATGTAAAGGATCGGGTTTTGGAGATGAAGTATGCCTGTTCATTCCTATTTGATATCACTGGATCAAATGTTCTCGAATCAGAGGAG GATAAACACAACCTAGCTGATATCATACAGCATTCTTATCAAACAAAAGTGCGGAAAATTTCGGCTCAGACTGATGCAAATTCAGTTACTCTCTACCCTCATCATATCCTCCCTTATCTGGTTCATGCACTTGCGCATCATTCTTGTCCTGATGTCGAGAAATGCAAAGACGTGAAGGAATATGAAATGATATATCG CCAATTATACTTGATCATTTCTATGTTGCTCCATAAAGAGGAAGACGGGAAGACTGAAGATATTGATAAGGAACGTGAGTACGTTCCCACCATTATTCTTATCTTCCATAGTATAAAACAGTCAGAAGATGTCACTGATGCAACAAAGTCAAAG AACTCACATGCGATCTGTGAGCTTGGGCTGTCAATAATCAATCACTTAACTCAGAAAGAGCCTGATCTACAAGGGGAAATCACACCTGTATCGCTGCCTCCGACGCTGTACAAACCTTCTGAAAAAGTTGAAGGAGACAAGTCTCAG GTAGGTGAAGAAAAATTGTGGCTAGCTGATGAGACTGTCCTGTTACACTTCAGGGCTCTCAAGTTGGAGAGTCATGCTGATGCATCT GTGATCCCCCAAACTTCAGAAAATGAGGTTATGATTGATGGGGAAAGTGATGGAAATGAAATTCCTCTGGGTAAAATAGTAGAGCGTTTGAGAGCTCAGGGAACCAAGACTAGAAAGGGCAAAAAGAATAAATCTGTACCAGCTGAAGATGAGAATGGTAAAAATGATGTCGATGTTTTGAAGATGGTGAGGGAGATAAATCTAGATCACTTACAAATGCTGGATAAATTCGAATCCAGTAATGGACACAAACATTCCCCTAGTGAGAGAGCAGAGATATGTCAAAGAGATCAGAAGGGTAACAAAAGGAATGTTGGTGATGCAACATCAGTAGTTTCAGTCCCTAAGCGCCGGAGATCATCTTCTGGCCATAGTCCTTACAAGTTCTCAAACAGTGGTCCTAAAGTTCAACTGAAAGCTTCTGAAGATGAGTTGCATCTAGAGAGTGACATGGACAAAAATGTCTCTTTGGACTCGCACGATGAAAATTCTGACCAAGAGAAAATGTTAGAAAGCATCTCTCCCcggaagagaaagaaaagcttatcatcaaaattaaagattaCAGAATCTGATTGGGCTCTCACCGATGTGGAGAGG AGTAGGTCAGCAGGAGGTGGTGATAGCAAATTAAAGTCTGCCTCTGGATCAATGAAAAAGCGAAAAAACGTGTCAGGACTGGCGAAG TGCTCtacaaaggaaaataaattgGTAAATGATGAACTGATCGGTTGCCGAATAGAAGTTTGGTGGCCTATGGATAAACG GTTTTATGAAGGGACAGTGAAATCTTATGATTCCACAAAACAGAGACATGTG ATACTTTATGAGGATGGAGATGTTGAAGTACTTAACCTAAAGAAAGAACAGTGGGAGCTCATAGACACTGGTGGAAAGACCGCAAAG AAGTCCAGAACATCAAAGGGAaattcgaagaagaaaag atcTTCTGGAAGTAAGCCTAAGAATCCGGATGGCGTACAGAGGGATGAAGACCCAGTTACTACTAC gccaaaaggaaaaagaactccaaagaaaaacttaaaacagTTACACCCAAAAGATACACCAAAAAGTCTTTCTTTAGAACATGAGAAAGTAGAGagcagaaacaagaaaagacgATCTTCTGCTTTGCCAA AGACAGAATATAGTGGGGAGGCTGGCGAAGAAAAATCAGAGTCTGAAGGAAAGTCGTTGAAAGAAGGTGAGGATGATGAGGAAGTTgtaaacaaggaagaagatttaCAGGAGGCAAAAACAGAGTCGAGTGGGGACGCTGAGGGGAAAGAAGCTGAACATGACGACTCAGATACTGAagggaaacaagaaaacaatgaaatggAGAGAGAAGCTGAAGAGAATGCTGAGACTTCTGACAATGAGACTCTT GGAGCTTGGAAGAGTAAAGTGGGTAAGTCAATCTCGAGGACAGCAATATAG